A stretch of the Danio rerio strain Tuebingen ecotype United States chromosome 18, GRCz12tu, whole genome shotgun sequence genome encodes the following:
- the sdr42e1 gene encoding short-chain dehydrogenase/reductase family 42E member 1 isoform X1 has protein sequence MIQLKNPLSHTSPNDQLEVKLLFVTLTTGTDNKTFVSLACALLKTSSKVVLFDVSPPIQDLPEGLIFMRADIRDYAQVEKAVRGSHCVFHITSYGMSGREQLNRKLIEEVNVKGTENILRACVAHSVPRLIYTSTFNVVFGGQEIKNGDESLPYLPLHLHPDHYSRTKSIAEMQVLKANNLALSNSTGVLRTCALRPAGIYGPGEQRHLPRIVSYIESGIFRFVYGDPDSLVEFVHVDNLVSAHLLAADALTEKQQCRAAGQAYFISDGRPVNNFEFFRPLVEGLGYSFPTLRLPISMIYFFAFLTEMVHFVVGRIYNFQPLLTRTEVYKTGVTHYFSMRKAQEELGYEPKLYDLEDVVQWFQARGHGKKRSRSSIRKLILDVFVVVAFVAVLLSCLPVVGQ, from the exons atgattcagctgAAAAATCCACTGTCTCACActtctccaaatgatcaactagaagtcaagttattatttgttactcttacaactgggactgacaacaagacttttgtcag CCTCGCCTGCGCCCTCCTCAAAACCTCCTCTAAAGTTGTCCTGTTTGACGTGAGTCCCCCAATCCAAGATCTCCCCGAGGGTCTGATATTCATGCGAGCAGATATCCGGGATTACGCACAGGTAGAAAAAGCGGTTCGCGGCTCTCACTGCGTGTTCCACATCACCTCCTATGGGATGTCAGGACGGGAACAGCTCAATCGCAAACTCATCGAAGAAGTGAACGTAAAGGGTACAGAGAACATCCTGCGGGCCTGCGTGGCACACAGCGTCCCACGACTGATCTACACGAGCACATTTAACGTAGTATTCGGAGGTCAGGAGATTAAGAACGGAGATGAAAGCCTCCCTTATTTGCCTTTGCACCTGCATCCCGATCACTACTCCAGAACTAAGTCCATTGCAGAAATGCAGGTATTAAAAGCCAACAATTTGGCGCTAAGTAACAGCACAGGTGTCCTCAGAACTTGTGCACTGCGTCCTGCTGGAATATATGGGCCTGGAGAGCAAAGACACCTTCCTAGGATTGTTAGTTATATTGAGAGCGGGATTTTCAGATTTGTGTACGGCGATCCTGATAGTCTTGTGGAGTTTGTTCATGTTGATAATCTAGTCTCTGCGCATCTGTTAGCTGCTGATGCGTTAACCGAAAAACAACAGTGTCGTGCTGCCGGACAGGCTTATTTTATTTCTGACGGAAGGCCTGTGAATAATTTTGAGTTTTTCAGACCTTTGGTGGAGGGTTTGGGATATTCGTTCCCCACTCTCCGACTGCCTATATCAATGATATACTTCTTTGCGTTCCTAACGGAGATGGTTCATTTCGTGGTGGGTCGGATTTATAACTTCCAGCCGCTGCTGACCCGTACAGAGGTCTACAAGACTGGCGTCACGCACTATTTCAGTATGCGTAAGGCTCAGGAGGAGCTGGGATACGAGCCTAAACTGTATGACCTGGAAGATGTTGTGCAATGGTTTCAAGCCAGAGGTCACGGGAAAAAGCGCAGCCGGTCGTCAATTAGGAAACTAATTTTAGATGTTTTCGTGGTGGTTGCATTCGTAGCTGTGCTTCTCTCCTGCCTTCCGGTTGTGGGACAGTAA
- the sdr42e1 gene encoding short-chain dehydrogenase/reductase family 42E member 1 isoform 2 (isoform 2 is encoded by transcript variant 2; The RefSeq protein has 3 substitutions compared to this genomic sequence), with amino-acid sequence MRADIRDYAQVEKAVRGSHCVFHIASYGMSGREQLNRKLIEEVNVKGTENILRACVAHSVPRLIYTSTFNVVFGGQEIKNGDESLPYLPLHLHPDHYSRTKSIAEMQVLKANNLALSNSTGVLRTCALRPAGIYGPGEQRHLPRIVSYIENGIFRFVYGDPDSLVEFVHVDNLVSAHLLAADALTEKQQCRAAGQAYFISDGRPVNNFEFFRPLVEGLGYSFPTLRLPISMIYFFAFLTEMVHFVVGRIYNFQPLLTRTEVYKTGVTHYFSMRKAREELGYEPKLYDLEDVVQWFQARGHGKKRSRSSIRKLILDVFVVVAFVAVLLSCLPVVGQ; translated from the coding sequence ATGCGAGCAGATATCCGGGATTACGCACAGGTAGAAAAAGCGGTTCGCGGCTCTCACTGCGTGTTCCACATCACCTCCTATGGGATGTCAGGACGGGAACAGCTCAATCGCAAACTCATCGAAGAAGTGAACGTAAAGGGTACAGAGAACATCCTGCGGGCCTGCGTGGCACACAGCGTCCCACGACTGATCTACACGAGCACATTTAACGTAGTATTCGGAGGTCAGGAGATTAAGAACGGAGATGAAAGCCTCCCTTATTTGCCTTTGCACCTGCATCCCGATCACTACTCCAGAACTAAGTCCATTGCAGAAATGCAGGTATTAAAAGCCAACAATTTGGCGCTAAGTAACAGCACAGGTGTCCTCAGAACTTGTGCACTGCGTCCTGCTGGAATATATGGGCCTGGAGAGCAAAGACACCTTCCTAGGATTGTTAGTTATATTGAGAGCGGGATTTTCAGATTTGTGTACGGCGATCCTGATAGTCTTGTGGAGTTTGTTCATGTTGATAATCTAGTCTCTGCGCATCTGTTAGCTGCTGATGCGTTAACCGAAAAACAACAGTGTCGTGCTGCCGGACAGGCTTATTTTATTTCTGACGGAAGGCCTGTGAATAATTTTGAGTTTTTCAGACCTTTGGTGGAGGGTTTGGGATATTCGTTCCCCACTCTCCGACTGCCTATATCAATGATATACTTCTTTGCGTTCCTAACGGAGATGGTTCATTTCGTGGTGGGTCGGATTTATAACTTCCAGCCGCTGCTGACCCGTACAGAGGTCTACAAGACTGGCGTCACGCACTATTTCAGTATGCGTAAGGCTCAGGAGGAGCTGGGATACGAGCCTAAACTGTATGACCTGGAAGATGTTGTGCAATGGTTTCAAGCCAGAGGTCACGGGAAAAAGCGCAGCCGGTCGTCAATTAGGAAACTAATTTTAGATGTTTTCGTGGTGGTTGCATTCGTAGCTGTGCTTCTCTCCTGCCTTCCGGTTGTGGGACAGTAA
- the sdr42e1 gene encoding short-chain dehydrogenase/reductase family 42E member 1 isoform 1 (isoform 1 is encoded by transcript variant 1; The RefSeq protein has 4 substitutions compared to this genomic sequence), with product MEVNRKDNSFLITGGGGYFGFRLACALLKTSSKVVLFDVSPPIQDLPEGLIFMRADIRDYAQVEKAVRGSHCVFHIASYGMSGREQLNRKLIEEVNVKGTENILRACVAHSVPRLIYTSTFNVVFGGQEIKNGDESLPYLPLHLHPDHYSRTKSIAEMQVLKANNLALSNSTGVLRTCALRPAGIYGPGEQRHLPRIVSYIENGIFRFVYGDPDSLVEFVHVDNLVSAHLLAADALTEKQQCRAAGQAYFISDGRPVNNFEFFRPLVEGLGYSFPTLRLPISMIYFFAFLTEMVHFVVGRIYNFQPLLTRTEVYKTGVTHYFSMRKAREELGYEPKLYDLEDVVQWFQARGHGKKRSRSSIRKLILDVFVVVAFVAVLLSCLPVVGQ from the coding sequence CCTCGCCTGCGCCCTCCTCAAAACCTCCTCTAAAGTTGTCCTGTTTGACGTGAGTCCCCCAATCCAAGATCTCCCCGAGGGTCTGATATTCATGCGAGCAGATATCCGGGATTACGCACAGGTAGAAAAAGCGGTTCGCGGCTCTCACTGCGTGTTCCACATCACCTCCTATGGGATGTCAGGACGGGAACAGCTCAATCGCAAACTCATCGAAGAAGTGAACGTAAAGGGTACAGAGAACATCCTGCGGGCCTGCGTGGCACACAGCGTCCCACGACTGATCTACACGAGCACATTTAACGTAGTATTCGGAGGTCAGGAGATTAAGAACGGAGATGAAAGCCTCCCTTATTTGCCTTTGCACCTGCATCCCGATCACTACTCCAGAACTAAGTCCATTGCAGAAATGCAGGTATTAAAAGCCAACAATTTGGCGCTAAGTAACAGCACAGGTGTCCTCAGAACTTGTGCACTGCGTCCTGCTGGAATATATGGGCCTGGAGAGCAAAGACACCTTCCTAGGATTGTTAGTTATATTGAGAGCGGGATTTTCAGATTTGTGTACGGCGATCCTGATAGTCTTGTGGAGTTTGTTCATGTTGATAATCTAGTCTCTGCGCATCTGTTAGCTGCTGATGCGTTAACCGAAAAACAACAGTGTCGTGCTGCCGGACAGGCTTATTTTATTTCTGACGGAAGGCCTGTGAATAATTTTGAGTTTTTCAGACCTTTGGTGGAGGGTTTGGGATATTCGTTCCCCACTCTCCGACTGCCTATATCAATGATATACTTCTTTGCGTTCCTAACGGAGATGGTTCATTTCGTGGTGGGTCGGATTTATAACTTCCAGCCGCTGCTGACCCGTACAGAGGTCTACAAGACTGGCGTCACGCACTATTTCAGTATGCGTAAGGCTCAGGAGGAGCTGGGATACGAGCCTAAACTGTATGACCTGGAAGATGTTGTGCAATGGTTTCAAGCCAGAGGTCACGGGAAAAAGCGCAGCCGGTCGTCAATTAGGAAACTAATTTTAGATGTTTTCGTGGTGGTTGCATTCGTAGCTGTGCTTCTCTCCTGCCTTCCGGTTGTGGGACAGTAA